CGGCGTGAAGGGCGGCAAGCTCATCGCGGTGAAGCGTTCGGTCTTCGTCGTCGGTCCCGACGGCCAGATCGCGTTCGTCGACCGCAAGGTCGTGGGTGCGACGTTCGTCTCGGCCGACAAGCTCGTCCCCGTCCTCGCGACGTTGTAGCGCCGTGGACACCGCCGCCGCGCTCGCGTTCATCCGGAACAATCATCACGGTGTGATGGCCACGAAGCGCGCCGACCGCCTGCCCGCGATGTCGCCGATCGCGTGCGACGTCGATGGCGACGGGCGCGTCGTCGTGAGCACGCGCGAGACCGCAATGAAGGTGAAGCACCTCGAGCGGGACCCGAACGTCGCGATCTGCGTGCTCAACGACGGCTTCTTCGGCGAATGGGTGCAGGTGGAAGGCCCCGCCCAAGTCGTGCACCTGCCCGAGGCGATGGACGGTCTCGTCGACTACTACCGCCGCGTCTCGGGCGAGCACCCGGACTGGGACGACTACCGCGCCGCCATGGAGCGCGATCAGCGCGTGATCCTCTCCATCACCCCGGAGCGCGTCGGTCCCAAGCTCCAGGGCTAGTCCGCCCGGAGGGCGGAAGCCGGCCGCGCGGCCGGCGCGGGCCAGGGCCGCCGCTCCGGGCAGAGTCAGACCAGGCGGGCGCGGGCGGGGCGCTCCGGCAGAGTCAGACCGGCGGGCCCGGCGGTCGCTCCGGGCCGGCGCGGGCGGGGCCGCCGCTCCGACGGGGTCAGACCAGGCGCGGCGGAGGGACGCCGCGTCGGGTCAGACGGCGGAGAGGCGGCGGATGGGGGTTTCGGCCAGGCGTTGCTTGGCCGCGCGGTAGGCCGGCGGCTCGCGCAGGGACGCCGGGAGAACTACGGACGCCGTCCGCAACCAGCGCAGGGTGAGCGATGCGCCGACATCGGTGGTCGGCAGCCCGGGGGAGCCGTACAGGCGGCGGGCCCAGCGCGGCAACGACGCGAACGCCAGCCCGGCAGCGGACGCCCAGACCGCGCGGGCCGGCGTCGCCAGCTGCACCACGGCCGGCATCGGCGGCAGGAACAGGAACTTCGCCGTCTCCCGGCCGGCCGCGGTCACCCGCAGCTGCGGCCGGACCCGCTCGAAGTAGGCGGCCAGCTCGTCGGTGGACGTCGGCGCCAGCTCCCGCGGGATGCCGACCAGTTCGGCCGCGGTCGCCTGCTCGGCGACGTACCGGTCGGCGTCGGCGGCGGACACCTTCACGCCCGCGCGGCGGCCGATCGTGAGGAACGAGTCGATCTCGCCGCAGTGCACCCAGAGCAGCAGCTCGGGGTCGGGCGCCGCGTACGGCGTGCCGGACTCGGGCTCGACCCCGCGGACCCGCCGGTGCATCCCGCGCACCCGGGCCGCCGCCCGGTCGGCCTCGGCCCGCGTCCCGAACGTGACCGCGCCGAGGTACTCGCCGGTCCGCTGCAGCCGCCCCAACGGGTCCTCCCGGTACGAGGAGTGCTGGTCGACGCCGGCCATCGCCAGCGGGTGCAGCACCATCAGGAACAGCGCGCGCACGCCGCCGACCCACTGCATCGCGTCGGCGTGCAGCCGCCAGGTCACGCTGTCCGGCCCGTAGTACCCGAGATCATCCATCGCCCTTCCATCCTGCGCCGGGGCGGACCGGCGCGCACGTCCGGACGACGTGACGATCAGGACACCGCGGACCAGAACTTCAGCAGCGCCTGCGCCGTTGCGGCCGGCTGCTGGGCCGCGGGGGAATGGATAGCGCCCGGGATGACGACGTTCTGCGCGCCCAGCCGCGCGGCCATCTCGGCCTGCACCGCGGGCGACCAGGCGTCGTCGTGCTCGCCGTACGCGACCAGGATCGGGATCCCGGTCTCCTTGAGCTCGTCGATGCGGTCGGGCTCGGACCGCAGCCCGTCGCCCATGCCCCGCAGGCCGGCCGCCGACCCGGCCAGGAACCGGGTCCGCAGGAACGCCTTGAGCTCGGCCGGCAGCGCGACCCAGGTCGGATCGGTCGCGGCCATCGCCTCCAGCGCGTCGTAGACCGCGGGCAGGCCGCCGGCGGCGAGGATCGGCTCCAGCGCGGCCATCCGCTCCCGCCGGTCGCCACCGATCGCGCTCGGGCCGGAGTCCAGCAGCACCAGGGAGCTGATCGCCTCCGGCGCCGCGATCACAGCCGCTCGGGACACCAGCCCGCCGTACGAGTGGCCGACCAGGTGCGGGCGGCCGAGCTGCTCGGCGACGGCGAGGACCGTGGTCGCCAGCGCGTCCGGGGTGTACGCGGCGAGGTCGTCCGGGCCGGGGGTCTCGTACTGGCCGGGGAGGTCCATCGCGACGACGCGCAGGCCGCCGGCGACGAGGGCGCCCATCGCCGGCGCGAAGTCCTCCTTGGTCCCGGTGTACCCCGGCACGAACAGCACCGGCGGCCCGTTCCCCTCGTCCAGCACCGCCACCGGCCCAGCCGAAGTACTCACCATCGCCACCACCCCATCCTGCCCGAACCCCGGCTCCCCCCGCCGCACGCCCCCGACACCCGCCGGAGCGGGCTGTATGCCGGGGCGCGGCCTCGCCCGAAGACGCGCGCCCCGAAGACGCCCGTCCGCGCGGCCGGAGGCGGGGTGTTCGCTGGAGGCGGGAGGGGGTTCGCCGCCGGAGGCGGGTCTGAGGTGCGGTGGGCGGCTGGATCAGCCGTAGGCGACCAGGTGGCCGGGGGTGGCGAGGACCACGAGGCGGCCGACGCGGGACAGGCCGGCGTCGGCGGGGACCGGGGAGCCGGCCGGGACGGTGGTGACCGGCGTACCGGTCGACGCCGGGCGGATCGTGAACCCGGACGCTGCCGCCAGCACGACCTGACCCTCGGCCAGCGCCGGCGGCCCGGTCGCGGGCGCGCTCCAGAGCACGGTCCGGTTGCGGGTGTCGATCCCGGTCGCGGTCGTCCCGGCCCAGACGACCAGGAAGTCGCCGTCCATGACCGCGGCCGGCGTCCCGGTCCCGGCCAGCCGCGCGTCGCGGACCTCGCCGGCGGGGGAGGCGGTGATCTTGCCGTCGTCGGTCTGGCTGGTCGAGTACAGCGACATGACACCGTCCGTCAGCACGCTGACCCGCGAGTCCGCGGTGAGCACGTGCGGGTCGGACCCGGTCGGCAGCGAGAGCACCGACGGCGCCTTGTCCGTGTACGGCAGGTGCACGACCAGCCGGTTCAGCCCGCCGGAGCAGCGCGCCACGGTCGCGACCGCGATCTTCCCGGCCACCGCCGGGTCGAACCGGCAGCCGGCCATCGAGTACGTCCACCGGTTCAGGCCGCCGCCGTCGTCCACCGCGATCATCTGGTCCCCGGCGGTCGCGACCGCGACGCCGGGCCCGCTGCTCAGGGTGGCGTCGGTGGTCAGTTCCAGCGTCCGGTACCAGCGCCGCTGCCCGGTCGCCGCGTCGAGCCCGACGATGTCCCGGCAGCCGTGCGACTTCGCGAACAGCGCCACCACCACGCCGTCCTGCCGGGTCGCGCTGCACAGCCGGGCGTTGCCGCGCTGGTACGACCAGCGCTCCTTGCCGGTCGCCGGGTCCAGTCCGGCCACCCGGTCGGTGCCGGTCGCGATGACGCTCGGTCCCTCGACGGGCGCCACCGCGGTCCCGGTCGGCGCGGTCCAGAGCCGGCGGACGGACTCGGGCAGCGGCGCGGTCTCCGGCGGCAGCGGGTTGTCCGCGGCGGTCCGGATCGTCGTGGTGAGCGCGTCGGAGTTCCGCACGATCGGGACGGCGACCGCGACCACGGCCGCGACGACCACCAGGCCGGCGACGCTGCCGACTACGGTCCGGGTGCGCACCCGCCTATGGTCCCAGCCGGTGCAGGGTGACCTCGCGCAGGGCGCCGCCTTCTGCCACAACGCTCAGGTACGTCTTCTCGGGCTGGCGCCGCCGGTCCGTGGGCGAGCCCGGGTTGAGCAGCCGCAGGCCGGTGCCGGCGACGGTGTCCCAGGGGATGTGGGAGTGGCCGAAGACGAGCACGTCGGTCCCGGGGTAATCCGCTGCGCACCGACGTTCCCGGCCGGTCGCCGCGCCGGTCTCGTGCACGACCGCGAACCGGACGCCGCCGAGCGTGGCCCGGGCGACCAGCGGCAGGCGGGCGCGCAGGGCCGGGCCGTCGTTGTTGCCGTACACGCCGAGCAGGCGGGCGGCGCGGGCCTCGAGCGCATCGAGCAGGGACACGTCGACCCAGTCGCCGGCGTGGATGACGACGTCGGCGGCCTCGACCGCGTCCCACACCGCCGCCGGCAGATCCCGCGCCCGCGTGGGCACATGCGTGTCGGCGAGCACCACGATCTCCACCCGACCATCCTCCCCACCCGTGCTGACGGCCTGGAAGCCCGGCGCCGGCGTTGTGCGTCCGCGGCCTACTACTGGGAGTGGTAGTTACTACTCCCAGTAGTAGCGCCCGCGAAGACATCACCCCGCCGCCCGGCCCGCCGCCCGACCCGCAGCGGCGGCCCCCGGCGGCGGCCCGCGGCGGCGGCCCGCGGCGGCGGCCCGCGGCGAGACGGGACCGCCGACAGAACCGCCCCGCGGCCGGTGGGCTGCGGGGCGGTTCGGGGAAGATCAGGCGGTTTCGGCGACCGGGGAGTCGGTCTCGGTGTCGGTGTCGGTGCCCTCGCCGGCACGCCGGGACCGGCCACCGCGACGGCGGCGCCGCCGGCGCGCACCCTCACCGTCCAGGTCGGCCTCGACGGTCGCGACCGCGCCCGCCAGCTCGGCCGTGGTCACCGGCTCGTCCGGCGACCCGGACTCGACCTCGACGGCGGAGCCGCCCGAGCCCGCGGAGCCGGCCGACTCGTCGAGCGGCTGCCCGGCCCGGGTCCGCCGCCGCGACCGACTCCGCTTGGGCCGGCTCTCGGACTCCTCCGAGGGCGACGACGGCGACGAGGACGAGGAGGACGACGTGGGCCGGGTCCCGGCGGGGGACCGCGTCCGCCGCCGCCCGGCCCCGGCTCGGCCACCGGTCTCGCCCAGGTCCTCGACCTCCTCGGCGTCCAGCCCGGCCCGGGTCCGCTGCGCGCGCGGCAGCCGGCCGGTGGACTCGGTCGGGATGTCGAGGTCGATGTAGAGGTTCTCCGACGTCGAGTACGTCTCCGCCGGCGAGTGGAACGGCAGCGACAGCGCGTCGCAGATCATCTTCCAGCGGGCCAGCTCGTCCCAGTCGACGAAGGTGACCGCGACACCCGACGCACCGGCCCGGCCGGTACGCCCGATCCGGTGCAGGTAGACCTTCTCGTCCTCGGGGCACTGGTAGTTGATCACGTGCGTGACGCCCTCGACGTCCAGCCCGCGGGCCGCGACGTCGGTGGCGACCAGCACGTCGACCTTGCCCGAGCGGAACGCCCGCAGCGCCTGCTCGCGCGCGCCCTGGCCGAGGTCGCCGTGCACGGCGGCCGCGGCGAACCCGCGGTCGACCAGGTCGTCGGCGACCTTCTGCGCGGTCCGCTTGGTCCGGCAGAAGATCATCGCCAGGCCGCGGGACTTGGCCTGCAGGATCCGGGCCACCATCTCGGCCTTGTCCATGGCGTGCGCCCGGTAGACGAACTGCTGGGTCTGCGGGACGACCCGGGACTCCTCGTGCGCCTCGGCCCGCACGTGCACCGGCTGCCGCATGAAGCGGCGGGCCAGCGCCACGATCGGGCCGGGCATGGTCGCGCTGAACAGCATGGTCTGGCGCTGGTCCGGCACCCGGGACAGGATCCGCTCGATGTCCGGCAGGAAGCCGAGGTCGAGCATCTCGTCGGCCTCGTCCAGCACCAGCGCGGTGACCGCGCCGAGCTGCAGGTGGCCTTGGTTGGTCAGGTCGAGCAGCCGCCCGGGGGTGCCGACGATCACGTCGACGCCCCGCTTCAGCGCGCTGACCTGGGGCTCGTACGCCCGGCCGCCGTAGATGGCGGTCACCCGGGCGCCGAGGTGCTTGCCCGCGGCCTGCAGGTCGCGGGCGACCTGGACGCACAGCTCGCGGGTCGGCACGACGACCAGCCCGCGCGGCGCGGAGCCGCCGAGCTCCATCCGCTGCAGCATCGGCACGCCGAAGCCGAGCGTCTTGCCGGTGCCCGTGCGGGCCTGGCCGATCAGGTCGCTGCCGGCCAGCGCGATCGGCAGCGTCATCTCCTGGATGGCGAACGTGCGGGTGATGCCGACGTCCTCCAGCGCCTGGACGATCTTCGGGGCGACGCCGAGCTCGGAGAACAGCGGGCTGTCCTCGCGCACGGGTGCGCGCGCGGCCAGCGGCTCGAACTCCTCGGTCTCCGTCTCTGCTGTGATCTCGTCGTTCTCTTCGGTCGTGGTCAGTGCAGGTGCCTCTCTCGCCAGCGCCGACAGCCGGCCCTGCAGTGCGATCGACCACACCATCCGCTCCACGCCCGGAGGGCGGAGCAGGGGCGGGACCGCACCGAGGCGGGAGTCCACGCACATGAACCGTGACGTCAAGAGACATCACGCGCTACTAATTGTACGGGACTATGGTCCCTGTCGTCTGTGACACCCCAGGAGGCCGCTCTGAGCACGCCCGAGACCGCTGTGCCGGTCGCCGATCCGCAGGCCGTGGTCGACCTGCTCGGGGTCCTCGCGTACGGCGAGCTGACTGCCTTCGACCGGCTCGCCGACGACTCCCGGCTGGCTCCGACGCTGGCCGGCCGGGCCGCGCTGGCCGGCATGGCCGCGGCCGAGATCGGGCACTACGAGCGGCTGCGGACCCGGCTGACCGGGCTCGGCGCGGACGTGGAGGCGGCGATGCGCCCGTTCGTGGAGGTGTTCGACACCTTCCACGCGACCACGAAGCCGAGCACCTGGCTGGAAGGCCTGGTCAAGGCGTACGTGGGGGACGGGATCGCGACCGACTTCTACCGCGAGGTGTCGCAGTTCCTGGACGTCCCGGACCGGGAGCTGGTGCTGGAGGTGCTGGCCGACACCGGGCACGCGGACTTCGCCGTACGGGAGGTGCGGGCGGCGATCGCGGCCGACCCGGCGCTGTCCGGGCGGCTGTCGCTGTGGGCGCGCCGGCTGGTCGGCGAGGCGCTCTCGCAGGCCCAGCGGGTCGCGGCCGAGCGGGACGCGCTGGCGATGCTGCTGGTCGGCGGCACCGGAGACCTGGCCGGAATCGCCGCCCTGCTCAAGCGCATCACGACAGCCCACACCGCCCGAATGCAGACCATCGGCCTGTCGGGCTAGCGAGGACCCATCGCGTCCCGGCCCGACGGGCAGTGGACGCGATGGTGTCCTCCGCCTTCGGCGGGCCCCGGTGGACGAGGTCGGTCCGGTCTTGCACCGAGCCCGAGACCCGCCCGGGGGTCACGGGGGCCGCCCCCGACGGCAGGCCGGCTAGCTGCCGACGGCGAAGCCGACGCGCCGGTGGTCGGCGTCGGCGATCTCGACGTACGCCAGCAGGCCGGCCGGGACCAGTATCCGGCGACCGTTCTCGTCGACCAGGGACAGGACGCCGGCCGGGTCCTTGAGCGCGTCCCGGACCGCGGCCTCGACCTCGTCGGGGCCGAGCGTGCTGTCCAGCACGACCTCGCGCGGCGTGCGCTGCACGCCGATCTTGACCTCCACCGTTGCTCCTCCTGTCGCCGGGATGACGTACCCGAGCGTAGTGACCCCGCGCCGCCGCCGCCGTGCGCCCTGAGCGAACGCCTTACCGGGGCTCGTCCGGGACCAGCGGGAAGTAGGAGATACCGCGCCAGACCAGGCCTTCGACCAGCCGGACGGCGTCGGCCTTGGGCAGCGCCCGGTCGCTCTCCAGCCACCACCGCGCGGCCACCTCGGACGTACCGGTCACCGCGACGGACAGCAGCTCGACCTGGACCTGCGGCAGCCCGGTGTCGGCGGCGATCGTGTCCGCGACGGCCTGCATGCACAGCCGGGACACTCCGGCGATCCGCTCCCGGACGGCGGGCTCGTTGCGCAGGTCGGTCTCGAACACCAGCCGGAACGCGCCGGGCACGTCCGCGTCCTGCCCGTCGACGAAGTCGAAGTACGCGCTGACCGCGTTGTGCACCCGCTGGGCGTTGTCGGGGGTCTTCGCCATCGCCGCCCGCAGCGCCTGCACGAGGTCGGTCGTGTGCAGGTCCAGCAGCGCCAGGTAGAGCTCGAGCTTGCCCGGGAAGTGCTGGTAGAGCACCGGCTTGGAGACGCCGGCCCGGTCGGCGATGTCGTCCATCGCGGCGGCGTGGTAGCCGTGCGCGACGAACACCTCCTGGGCCGCCGCCATCAGCTGCTTGCGGCGCGCCGGGCGCGGCAGCCGCCCCCCGCGAGGGGCCG
The genomic region above belongs to Mycobacteriales bacterium and contains:
- a CDS encoding PPOX class F420-dependent oxidoreductase; translated protein: MDTAAALAFIRNNHHGVMATKRADRLPAMSPIACDVDGDGRVVVSTRETAMKVKHLERDPNVAICVLNDGFFGEWVQVEGPAQVVHLPEAMDGLVDYYRRVSGEHPDWDDYRAAMERDQRVILSITPERVGPKLQG
- a CDS encoding oxygenase MpaB family protein, whose product is MDDLGYYGPDSVTWRLHADAMQWVGGVRALFLMVLHPLAMAGVDQHSSYREDPLGRLQRTGEYLGAVTFGTRAEADRAAARVRGMHRRVRGVEPESGTPYAAPDPELLLWVHCGEIDSFLTIGRRAGVKVSAADADRYVAEQATAAELVGIPRELAPTSTDELAAYFERVRPQLRVTAAGRETAKFLFLPPMPAVVQLATPARAVWASAAGLAFASLPRWARRLYGSPGLPTTDVGASLTLRWLRTASVVLPASLREPPAYRAAKQRLAETPIRRLSAV
- a CDS encoding alpha/beta hydrolase; translated protein: MVSTSAGPVAVLDEGNGPPVLFVPGYTGTKEDFAPAMGALVAGGLRVVAMDLPGQYETPGPDDLAAYTPDALATTVLAVAEQLGRPHLVGHSYGGLVSRAAVIAAPEAISSLVLLDSGPSAIGGDRRERMAALEPILAAGGLPAVYDALEAMAATDPTWVALPAELKAFLRTRFLAGSAAGLRGMGDGLRSEPDRIDELKETGIPILVAYGEHDDAWSPAVQAEMAARLGAQNVVIPGAIHSPAAQQPAATAQALLKFWSAVS
- a CDS encoding PQQ-binding-like beta-propeller repeat protein codes for the protein MRTRTVVGSVAGLVVVAAVVAVAVPIVRNSDALTTTIRTAADNPLPPETAPLPESVRRLWTAPTGTAVAPVEGPSVIATGTDRVAGLDPATGKERWSYQRGNARLCSATRQDGVVVALFAKSHGCRDIVGLDAATGQRRWYRTLELTTDATLSSGPGVAVATAGDQMIAVDDGGGLNRWTYSMAGCRFDPAVAGKIAVATVARCSGGLNRLVVHLPYTDKAPSVLSLPTGSDPHVLTADSRVSVLTDGVMSLYSTSQTDDGKITASPAGEVRDARLAGTGTPAAVMDGDFLVVWAGTTATGIDTRNRTVLWSAPATGPPALAEGQVVLAAASGFTIRPASTGTPVTTVPAGSPVPADAGLSRVGRLVVLATPGHLVAYG
- a CDS encoding metallophosphoesterase — encoded protein: MEIVVLADTHVPTRARDLPAAVWDAVEAADVVIHAGDWVDVSLLDALEARAARLLGVYGNNDGPALRARLPLVARATLGGVRFAVVHETGAATGRERRCAADYPGTDVLVFGHSHIPWDTVAGTGLRLLNPGSPTDRRRQPEKTYLSVVAEGGALREVTLHRLGP
- a CDS encoding DEAD/DEAH box helicase yields the protein MVWSIALQGRLSALAREAPALTTTEENDEITAETETEEFEPLAARAPVREDSPLFSELGVAPKIVQALEDVGITRTFAIQEMTLPIALAGSDLIGQARTGTGKTLGFGVPMLQRMELGGSAPRGLVVVPTRELCVQVARDLQAAGKHLGARVTAIYGGRAYEPQVSALKRGVDVIVGTPGRLLDLTNQGHLQLGAVTALVLDEADEMLDLGFLPDIERILSRVPDQRQTMLFSATMPGPIVALARRFMRQPVHVRAEAHEESRVVPQTQQFVYRAHAMDKAEMVARILQAKSRGLAMIFCRTKRTAQKVADDLVDRGFAAAAVHGDLGQGAREQALRAFRSGKVDVLVATDVAARGLDVEGVTHVINYQCPEDEKVYLHRIGRTGRAGASGVAVTFVDWDELARWKMICDALSLPFHSPAETYSTSENLYIDLDIPTESTGRLPRAQRTRAGLDAEEVEDLGETGGRAGAGRRRTRSPAGTRPTSSSSSSSPSSPSEESESRPKRSRSRRRTRAGQPLDESAGSAGSGGSAVEVESGSPDEPVTTAELAGAVATVEADLDGEGARRRRRRRGGRSRRAGEGTDTDTETDSPVAETA
- a CDS encoding ferritin-like fold-containing protein, which translates into the protein MTPQEAALSTPETAVPVADPQAVVDLLGVLAYGELTAFDRLADDSRLAPTLAGRAALAGMAAAEIGHYERLRTRLTGLGADVEAAMRPFVEVFDTFHATTKPSTWLEGLVKAYVGDGIATDFYREVSQFLDVPDRELVLEVLADTGHADFAVREVRAAIAADPALSGRLSLWARRLVGEALSQAQRVAAERDALAMLLVGGTGDLAGIAALLKRITTAHTARMQTIGLSG
- a CDS encoding DUF3107 domain-containing protein; the protein is MEVKIGVQRTPREVVLDSTLGPDEVEAAVRDALKDPAGVLSLVDENGRRILVPAGLLAYVEIADADHRRVGFAVGS
- a CDS encoding TetR/AcrR family transcriptional regulator: MARPATGTASDGATPANGDTATDAGPAPRGGRLPRPARRKQLMAAAQEVFVAHGYHAAAMDDIADRAGVSKPVLYQHFPGKLELYLALLDLHTTDLVQALRAAMAKTPDNAQRVHNAVSAYFDFVDGQDADVPGAFRLVFETDLRNEPAVRERIAGVSRLCMQAVADTIAADTGLPQVQVELLSVAVTGTSEVAARWWLESDRALPKADAVRLVEGLVWRGISYFPLVPDEPR